In a single window of the Cygnus olor isolate bCygOlo1 chromosome 5, bCygOlo1.pri.v2, whole genome shotgun sequence genome:
- the C5H11orf96 gene encoding uncharacterized protein C11orf96 homolog has translation MAAKPAELLGVCSSYQAVMPHFVCVAEEFPPPARPARAPRGKLRRPRQSRFKTQPVTFDEIQEVEEEGVSPMEEEKAKKSFLQSLECLRRSTQNLSLQRDRLGSCRLRNSLDSSDSDSAL, from the coding sequence ATGGCCGCCAAGCCCGCCGAGCTGCTGGGCGTCTGCTCGAGCTACCAGGCGGTGATGCCCCACTTCGTCTGCGTGGCCGAGGAGttccccccgcccgcccgcccggcccgagccccccggggcaAGCTGCGGCGGCCGCGGCAGTCGCGCTTCAAGACGCAGCCGGTGACTTTCGACGAGATccaggaggtggaggaggagggggtgTCCCCcatggaggaggagaaggccaAGAAGTCCTTCCTGCAGTCCCTCGAGTGCCTGCGGCGCAGCACCCAGAACCTCAGCCTGCAGCGGGACCGCCTGGGCAGCTGCCGCCTGCGCAACAGCCTCGACTCCAGCGACTCGGACTCGGCCCTCTGA